The following are from one region of the Treponema denticola genome:
- the amrB gene encoding AmmeMemoRadiSam system protein B gives MKVIKFIITVFFICFCLTACTGKKDETEETEKIFRTWSSDGEKPPKTRFIPKEASLPDGAKPWGGTVSHHLLTDALIDDWFTELAEARKIKTFYILSPSHWGLSLYDFSLTNGSWQTKDGLVNSAKDKVENLSRLFDVPFDDKVFVYEHGVSTLIPYIKKYFPDAKVVALAYYGEPPVNMNLATKLYETVTKVFSIKDKDSFLLISSDFSHKSDMEKTAEKDAKSHYFLTSLKPSAWTLGICDNRPAMYLLSKLFTEKTQCTIQRNTNAYKLSDETDPEDITSYFFTYFWEKED, from the coding sequence ATGAAAGTTATAAAATTTATAATCACCGTTTTTTTTATTTGTTTTTGTTTGACGGCTTGTACCGGCAAAAAAGACGAGACGGAAGAGACTGAAAAAATTTTCAGAACATGGAGCTCTGATGGGGAAAAGCCTCCTAAGACGAGGTTTATCCCCAAGGAAGCTTCTTTGCCGGACGGAGCAAAGCCTTGGGGCGGAACGGTGAGCCATCATCTTCTAACCGATGCCTTAATAGATGATTGGTTTACCGAACTTGCCGAGGCGAGAAAGATAAAAACTTTTTATATCTTAAGCCCTTCTCATTGGGGCCTTTCTCTGTACGATTTTTCTTTAACAAACGGATCATGGCAAACTAAGGACGGCCTTGTCAATTCTGCAAAGGATAAGGTTGAAAACTTATCGCGTCTTTTTGATGTGCCCTTTGATGATAAAGTATTTGTATACGAGCACGGTGTTTCAACCTTGATTCCATACATAAAAAAATACTTTCCCGATGCAAAGGTTGTTGCCCTTGCTTATTACGGAGAGCCTCCCGTAAATATGAATCTTGCAACTAAACTTTATGAGACGGTAACAAAAGTTTTTTCTATCAAAGATAAGGATTCTTTCCTTTTAATTTCTTCCGATTTTTCGCATAAATCCGATATGGAAAAAACTGCCGAAAAGGATGCAAAGTCCCACTATTTTTTGACAAGTCTAAAACCTTCTGCATGGACGCTCGGTATCTGCGATAACAGGCCTGCAATGTATTTGCTTTCAAAATTATTTACAGAAAAAACTCAATGTACAATTCAAAGAAATACTAATGCCTATAAGCTAAGCGATGAAACTGACCCTGAAGACATAACAAGTTATTTCTTTACATACTTTTGGGAAAAAGAAGATTAA
- a CDS encoding DUF3160 domain-containing protein, with product MFQLKKKGINLIFIPVLFVCVILLFSCSAKDKAAVNTARPNEPNVEDIAEVSETEEHEGVLLAEEYLKKIMYNNNLNVEFEKRSNAPSAHQKYLKDKLVFKTFPFNKVQEGATAVVGSDLCLFYPNAELKSQEDLEKLPKGIPVPFGTVLSIEEEPVRLPFDADDEFDFGVFKFQENQNYFYQTTWNGEKGLVFGADLTGMNNDLKINQVISMRYLTNGAPKEFYTVFGYEFLSKAHQAVLERDRLIFEKVKPDEYELHMMSADDMIALYRNHYGYHYESYEDNYTPTLRGNDGTTVFITTDLMAHAKHLLFDRILQNIEENFFTPKLLELVTAFDDSLSNVNKKGFPTARPETLEKAKLYFQVARALLELAPESVTEKDKYGSNETVYKEPDKNEVLSKYPKTVSEEIDLIDKAQGAAVSPLFTFEDGAFTKEDYSQYKPRGHYTKNGILSAYFRAMMWFGHAHFLIADRGPEVLEQDGKTASDAYALTLNMEPIALLITELVKNDEELYKKWSALFDPITDLIGLSDDLSFKEVLPLWKSYDVKDFEKWASDKNNLFAFMKSAHEKLRPPAIAGSSAFYTASEGTDEERKPPMGWRLFGQRFTLDSYIHSLVSSPRLYGRAHVKGLDIMKALGSKSADLLLQKDYSDFPELKTILDKIEKEAVSSPDKIFGKTYYGKILNGIGLQARFEQGSGFYFTESPAWSVKSLLSAHGTWAELRHDTILYTKQSAAELGGGPGPDLTYRVKKIPNPVHYIEPNLAFWKNAASSVDVLINALKPYKLIDEKNLQKLEMLKDTALHAADIVKLEIADKPVSEKDLKWIALMPGFLARILMPSINAVVEPEQLRMALVADVFTNGEEGFVLETAVGIPYRIYVPLNDAQGGKRIAVGYCFNYYEFEQDISKRLTNEEWKERVYSNEDMEDLKPFWAQNISF from the coding sequence ATGTTTCAATTAAAAAAGAAAGGTATAAATCTTATTTTTATACCGGTATTGTTTGTTTGTGTTATATTATTATTTTCTTGCAGTGCAAAAGATAAAGCTGCCGTCAATACGGCCAGGCCTAATGAACCTAATGTAGAGGATATCGCCGAAGTATCCGAGACCGAGGAACATGAAGGAGTTTTGCTTGCAGAGGAATATCTTAAAAAAATAATGTACAATAATAATTTGAATGTAGAATTTGAGAAAAGGTCAAATGCACCTTCTGCCCACCAAAAGTATTTAAAAGATAAGCTTGTTTTTAAAACTTTCCCCTTTAATAAGGTGCAAGAAGGAGCGACTGCTGTCGTCGGAAGCGATCTTTGTTTATTCTATCCTAATGCAGAATTAAAATCTCAAGAAGACTTAGAAAAACTGCCTAAGGGGATTCCTGTTCCATTCGGCACGGTTTTAAGTATTGAAGAAGAACCGGTAAGGCTTCCGTTCGATGCCGATGATGAGTTCGATTTCGGTGTTTTTAAGTTTCAAGAAAATCAAAATTATTTTTATCAGACAACATGGAACGGAGAAAAAGGTCTTGTTTTTGGAGCCGATCTTACAGGTATGAATAACGATTTGAAAATAAATCAAGTTATTTCTATGCGTTATTTGACCAACGGTGCTCCTAAAGAATTTTATACGGTATTCGGTTATGAATTTTTAAGCAAGGCTCATCAAGCTGTTTTGGAAAGAGATAGGTTAATTTTTGAAAAAGTTAAACCCGATGAGTACGAGCTGCATATGATGTCTGCTGATGATATGATTGCCTTGTACAGAAATCATTATGGTTATCATTACGAATCATATGAAGATAATTATACGCCGACTCTTCGTGGAAATGACGGCACTACGGTTTTTATTACCACCGATTTGATGGCCCATGCAAAGCATCTTCTTTTTGATAGGATATTACAAAATATTGAAGAGAATTTTTTTACACCTAAACTTCTTGAACTCGTAACAGCCTTTGATGATAGTTTAAGTAATGTAAACAAAAAAGGTTTTCCTACAGCAAGACCTGAAACCTTAGAAAAAGCTAAACTATATTTTCAAGTTGCCCGTGCCCTCTTGGAGCTTGCTCCTGAATCCGTAACTGAAAAAGATAAATACGGTTCTAATGAAACTGTTTATAAAGAGCCCGATAAAAATGAAGTTCTTTCAAAATATCCCAAAACGGTAAGTGAAGAAATAGATTTGATTGATAAGGCTCAAGGTGCTGCCGTTTCTCCTCTTTTTACTTTTGAAGACGGTGCTTTTACAAAAGAAGATTATTCCCAATATAAACCGAGAGGACACTACACAAAAAACGGTATCTTGTCTGCCTATTTTAGAGCAATGATGTGGTTCGGACATGCTCATTTTTTAATTGCAGATAGGGGGCCTGAAGTTTTGGAACAGGATGGCAAGACAGCTTCCGATGCTTATGCTCTAACTTTGAACATGGAGCCTATAGCTCTTTTGATTACCGAGCTTGTAAAAAATGATGAAGAGCTTTATAAAAAGTGGTCGGCTCTTTTTGATCCTATAACCGATTTAATCGGCCTATCCGATGACCTATCTTTTAAAGAGGTCTTGCCTCTCTGGAAAAGCTATGATGTAAAAGATTTTGAAAAATGGGCGAGCGATAAAAACAACCTGTTTGCATTTATGAAATCGGCTCACGAAAAACTAAGACCTCCGGCTATAGCGGGCTCTTCCGCTTTTTACACAGCTTCCGAAGGTACCGATGAAGAAAGAAAGCCTCCAATGGGTTGGAGACTTTTCGGTCAGAGGTTTACTCTTGATTCTTATATTCACAGCTTGGTAAGCTCTCCCAGACTGTATGGCCGTGCACATGTTAAGGGGTTGGATATTATGAAGGCTCTGGGTTCAAAGTCTGCCGATTTATTGCTTCAAAAAGATTACTCCGATTTTCCTGAGTTAAAAACAATCCTCGATAAAATCGAAAAAGAAGCAGTATCTTCTCCCGACAAAATATTTGGAAAAACCTATTACGGTAAAATCTTAAACGGGATAGGCCTGCAAGCCCGTTTTGAGCAAGGCTCAGGCTTTTATTTTACCGAAAGCCCTGCATGGAGTGTAAAGTCCTTATTGTCGGCTCACGGAACATGGGCTGAGTTAAGGCATGATACTATTTTATATACAAAGCAGTCTGCCGCAGAGCTTGGAGGCGGTCCCGGTCCCGACCTTACCTATAGGGTAAAGAAGATTCCCAATCCGGTTCACTATATAGAGCCTAACTTGGCATTTTGGAAAAACGCTGCTTCTTCTGTGGATGTTCTTATAAATGCATTAAAGCCTTATAAGCTCATAGATGAAAAGAATTTACAAAAGCTTGAAATGTTAAAAGATACGGCTTTACATGCTGCCGATATCGTTAAGCTTGAAATTGCGGATAAGCCCGTTTCTGAAAAAGACCTAAAATGGATAGCCTTGATGCCCGGCTTCCTGGCCCGTATTCTTATGCCTTCCATAAATGCAGTTGTTGAGCCTGAACAATTGCGCATGGCCTTGGTTGCCGATGTGTTTACAAATGGAGAAGAAGGCTTTGTCCTTGAAACGGCTGTCGGTATTCCCTATAGAATCTATGTTCCCTTAAACGATGCTCAAGGCGGAAAAAGAATAGCTGTCGGTTATTGTTTTAATTACTATGAATTTGAACAAGACATATCTAAACGTCTGACAAACGAAGAATGGAAAGAAAGGGTTTATTCTAATGAGGACATGGAGGACTTAAAGCCTTTCTGGGCTCAGAATATTTCTTTTTAA
- a CDS encoding SAM-dependent methyltransferase — MPNKDDSRIKLLKGRAWLTIPQFENHLLDELGIPHGVAPMEIKNLPKDASVYGNIIYRENFPKDVFWSRLCMEEPFMAEFSSISEAADILHSIQRNWAFVPFNCFRRAELIEKKLPFISKKERNFPYDVPSAEMGIWTLLNENQIFASAKTSSPFPRGEIFFKEDKINPPSRAYLKMWEALTLLNFYLKKYQEKNSLAEKAEALPTASSGKKNSLPAADSVCLDAGACPGGWSWVLDSLGCKIIAIDRSPLRPDLMAKKNIEFIKHDAFTLKPEDIGKIDWLCSDVICYPPRLYDWIIKWIDSGLCEKFICTIKMQGEPDNETVKRFAAIPDSKIVHLTANKHELTWLKAPFI; from the coding sequence ATGCCAAATAAAGATGACTCCCGTATAAAATTATTAAAAGGCAGAGCGTGGCTTACCATTCCTCAGTTTGAAAATCATCTTCTCGATGAATTAGGAATTCCACATGGAGTAGCTCCTATGGAAATTAAAAATCTCCCCAAGGATGCCTCTGTCTACGGTAACATAATATACAGAGAAAATTTTCCAAAAGATGTTTTTTGGAGCCGCCTTTGTATGGAAGAACCGTTTATGGCAGAGTTTTCGAGTATAAGCGAGGCTGCCGATATTTTGCACTCAATTCAAAGAAACTGGGCATTTGTTCCGTTTAACTGCTTTAGACGAGCAGAGCTCATCGAAAAAAAGCTTCCCTTCATCAGCAAAAAAGAAAGAAACTTTCCCTACGATGTTCCGTCAGCAGAAATGGGAATCTGGACTCTTTTAAACGAAAATCAAATTTTCGCTTCGGCAAAAACTTCAAGTCCCTTCCCTCGGGGAGAAATTTTCTTTAAAGAAGATAAGATAAATCCTCCGAGCCGAGCCTACTTAAAAATGTGGGAAGCCTTAACCCTCTTAAATTTCTACTTAAAAAAATATCAAGAGAAAAACAGCCTTGCTGAAAAAGCCGAAGCCTTGCCCACAGCTTCTTCCGGAAAAAAGAATTCCCTGCCCGCAGCCGATTCCGTCTGCCTCGATGCCGGAGCCTGCCCCGGAGGCTGGAGCTGGGTGCTGGACAGCTTAGGCTGCAAAATTATCGCAATCGATAGAAGTCCCTTGAGGCCCGATTTAATGGCAAAGAAAAATATAGAATTTATAAAACATGATGCTTTTACTTTAAAGCCGGAAGACATAGGAAAAATAGATTGGCTTTGCTCCGATGTAATCTGTTATCCTCCGAGGCTTTATGATTGGATTATAAAATGGATTGACTCGGGCCTTTGCGAAAAATTTATATGCACAATAAAGATGCAGGGAGAACCCGATAACGAAACCGTTAAAAGATTCGCGGCAATTCCGGACTCAAAGATTGTTCATCTTACGGCAAACAAACACGAACTAACCTGGTTAAAAGCCCCATTTATATAA
- a CDS encoding YitT family protein: MNKILPAKHISTKFVIGVLLDVFWVTVGSVLAAVALQFFLIPGTIAPGGVSGLSVAIEKLTGIRVYILNLIINVPLFIFGAKLLGKKSAVFTLLSILVLSGVLAVLPQDFVFTNDLFLQATFGGILLGVGLGIVFKRGATTGGTDLAGAIVNKHFPGLSIAKGMAIADFVIVAFAGVVDNNPNTSLYSLIALFFCTKIADMILDGLGYFKGFFIVSSKPAEIGDALMNKLERGVTLLKGEGMYSKQDRPVLLCVVSRAQFVRAKEIITEIDEKAFIMVCDMQEVYGLGFKQKIK; encoded by the coding sequence ATGAATAAAATATTACCCGCCAAACATATTTCTACAAAGTTTGTTATAGGTGTCTTGTTGGATGTTTTTTGGGTTACGGTTGGAAGTGTGCTTGCAGCAGTTGCATTGCAATTTTTTCTTATTCCGGGAACAATTGCACCGGGCGGTGTCAGCGGTTTGTCGGTTGCAATCGAAAAGCTGACGGGTATAAGAGTTTACATATTGAATTTAATTATAAATGTTCCCCTATTTATTTTTGGAGCAAAACTTTTGGGTAAAAAATCCGCTGTTTTTACTCTTCTTTCTATTTTGGTGCTTTCGGGAGTTTTGGCTGTTTTACCCCAAGATTTTGTATTTACCAATGATCTTTTTTTACAGGCAACCTTCGGAGGAATTCTATTAGGAGTAGGTTTGGGAATTGTGTTTAAACGAGGCGCTACTACAGGAGGCACCGACCTTGCCGGAGCCATTGTAAACAAGCATTTTCCCGGATTGAGTATAGCAAAGGGAATGGCTATAGCCGATTTTGTAATAGTAGCCTTTGCAGGTGTTGTAGATAATAATCCTAACACCTCGCTTTATTCTTTAATAGCTCTTTTCTTTTGTACAAAGATAGCGGATATGATTCTTGACGGTTTAGGTTACTTTAAGGGCTTTTTCATTGTCAGCTCTAAGCCTGCCGAAATTGGAGATGCTCTTATGAACAAGCTGGAAAGAGGCGTTACCCTCCTTAAGGGAGAGGGCATGTATTCAAAGCAGGATCGTCCTGTTTTGCTCTGTGTTGTAAGCCGGGCTCAATTTGTCAGGGCAAAGGAAATTATTACCGAAATAGACGAAAAGGCTTTTATCATGGTCTGCGATATGCAGGAAGTTTACGGTCTCGGCTTTAAGCAAAAAATAAAGTAA
- a CDS encoding lipoprotein 17-related variable surface protein produces the protein MKHITKSIISAVLLFFVLLTMGCPQAGKLSGTKNSGTAPAVPQNPYELVEADVLTAFGLTKGTQSPFEAANKIASGTSNNSSIVFMQKEVTAYDDEAGTFTVKVRGAKNGKEFEKEMNFSGFANPYNAQPWIINLSDNKVELKLDEGIEGNLSIEKYAEKANANIAAFFKAPLTFSFEKNNGISVKLGDFPQYKLIATLAKEGTDKVKIVPVYTVKNHKKTAGGSDTVTTKEYSDFYHLTSPLTKNYFTEEDVFKYVLNKTVDEDAIKVVADEFASAIYAFAKETKKAPSDLFSEEFKAKVQVYTNLYQTQDADEHCALDIDYSVYNPSNGGIDANDYTGTLTAAICIATKDQIADQNGITAFKKVTKSGFASIPDDAALATNTHLFFNLMASSPSTLTQTDKTKWEKKTFDKHPLFSVDVDGTYTNKENRIKINNPFKSEMNPFLLSVNDSQRDVSTRLGCGHNGASKTVHENEILIKSIVLNKTAGSKSMDIYVTLHGGSSKELKVTVTPYY, from the coding sequence ATGAAACATATAACGAAATCAATAATATCGGCAGTACTTCTTTTTTTTGTACTGTTGACAATGGGCTGTCCGCAGGCCGGCAAACTTTCAGGTACGAAAAATTCGGGAACAGCTCCTGCCGTACCGCAAAACCCGTATGAATTGGTTGAAGCGGACGTGCTTACGGCATTCGGTTTAACAAAAGGTACGCAATCCCCCTTTGAAGCTGCCAATAAAATTGCTTCCGGAACTTCGAACAATTCTTCAATTGTGTTTATGCAAAAGGAAGTTACAGCCTATGACGATGAAGCTGGAACGTTTACCGTAAAAGTAAGAGGCGCGAAAAACGGAAAAGAATTTGAAAAAGAGATGAATTTCAGCGGGTTTGCCAATCCCTATAATGCTCAGCCGTGGATTATAAATCTTTCCGATAACAAGGTGGAGCTGAAGCTCGATGAAGGCATTGAGGGAAACCTTTCAATCGAAAAATATGCGGAAAAAGCGAATGCAAATATTGCAGCCTTTTTTAAAGCACCGCTTACTTTTTCTTTCGAGAAGAATAACGGAATTTCCGTTAAGCTCGGAGATTTTCCACAATATAAGCTGATCGCAACCCTTGCAAAAGAAGGAACCGATAAAGTTAAAATCGTACCTGTGTATACGGTTAAAAATCATAAAAAAACTGCCGGCGGATCGGATACGGTAACAACAAAGGAATACTCGGATTTTTATCACTTAACATCGCCGCTGACAAAAAATTATTTTACCGAAGAAGACGTGTTTAAGTATGTTTTGAATAAAACAGTCGATGAGGATGCCATAAAAGTTGTCGCAGACGAGTTTGCTTCGGCTATTTATGCTTTTGCAAAAGAAACCAAAAAAGCACCTAGCGATCTTTTTTCTGAAGAATTTAAAGCAAAGGTCCAAGTTTATACCAATCTTTATCAAACTCAAGATGCGGATGAACATTGTGCACTTGATATTGACTACAGTGTCTATAATCCTTCAAACGGCGGGATCGATGCTAACGATTACACAGGTACATTGACAGCAGCTATTTGCATTGCGACAAAAGATCAGATTGCAGACCAAAACGGCATTACGGCATTCAAAAAGGTAACAAAGTCCGGTTTTGCAAGTATTCCCGATGATGCGGCTCTCGCGACGAACACACATCTTTTCTTTAATCTTATGGCGAGTAGTCCGTCAACTTTAACGCAAACAGATAAGACTAAATGGGAAAAAAAGACTTTTGACAAACATCCTTTATTTTCTGTCGATGTCGATGGAACTTATACAAATAAGGAAAATAGAATTAAAATAAACAATCCTTTTAAATCGGAAATGAATCCTTTTCTGTTAAGTGTCAACGACTCACAAAGGGATGTTTCTACTCGTTTGGGTTGCGGGCATAATGGGGCATCAAAAACCGTACACGAAAATGAAATTTTAATTAAAAGCATTGTGCTCAACAAAACTGCCGGATCAAAATCGATGGATATTTATGTAACGCTCCATGGAGGTTCAAGTAAAGAGTTAAAAGTTACGGTAACGCCGTATTATTAA
- a CDS encoding YgjP family zinc-dependent metalloprotease, which yields MMLKIEGVDIEWAESKGRKLRLTISPKTALPCIHVPKNYSQSKALDFVKENIAWIKKHQARIEEKIFKKNIKASLKDGSTVSLWGADYKIKILRAKKNAGVAVDDDFIYLKEPFGADPKKRPSILNRLYKNELELYVEEILPFWEAKIKEAASEIKYRDMKSKWGSCNSYTGIITLNTKLAALPCECAEMVLVHEFVHFKERLHNDRFKRYMTKYLPDWKERVKLLNSEDY from the coding sequence ATGATGCTTAAAATAGAAGGGGTCGACATCGAGTGGGCCGAATCAAAGGGACGGAAACTCAGGCTTACCATATCACCTAAGACGGCTCTGCCCTGTATACATGTTCCAAAAAACTATTCTCAAAGCAAGGCCTTGGACTTTGTAAAAGAAAATATTGCGTGGATAAAAAAACATCAGGCACGAATAGAAGAAAAGATTTTTAAGAAGAATATAAAAGCCTCATTAAAGGACGGCTCCACGGTAAGTTTATGGGGAGCCGACTATAAAATCAAAATACTGCGTGCCAAAAAAAATGCAGGCGTCGCAGTCGATGATGATTTTATCTATTTAAAAGAGCCTTTCGGAGCGGATCCTAAAAAACGGCCTTCAATTTTGAACCGTCTTTATAAAAATGAATTGGAGCTTTATGTAGAAGAAATCTTGCCCTTTTGGGAAGCTAAGATAAAGGAAGCCGCCTCCGAGATAAAGTACAGGGATATGAAAAGCAAGTGGGGCTCCTGTAATTCTTATACGGGCATAATTACCTTAAACACAAAGCTTGCGGCCCTTCCTTGCGAATGTGCCGAAATGGTGCTGGTGCACGAGTTCGTTCATTTTAAGGAAAGGCTCCACAACGACCGCTTTAAGCGATACATGACCAAATATCTTCCCGACTGGAAAGAAAGAGTTAAGCTCCTGAATTCTGAAGACTATTAG
- a CDS encoding DUF2804 domain-containing protein, producing MANDNLYTRKIEPAPDKPVQNGKSNFGTFSGCFKKFDIRGLYRVFGNIPLPRIITNGRISGTMRFLFCDDEIIGEMAFFSCYIFSFMETTFWVRKTQQKYAYRQYLPGGFIHIPKHIKYSVTACRKSYRYARIFSRLSHGKLHADFDFSARDSRPSCEGRLDLDIRDKEALDFSCVIPNYVSRRCMAMYMQTGTVKGWVSLGYNEDIQLKKETAVGVFDVRKAYTGFRSKRTLVNGLGKLGDKSLVFYLANSIAADSNRYNDNMILYDGKRTPLPPVRITRPFGIMGKWIIQDTESMVDLVFLPVSKNYKRVNAAVFRTEYSTVYGHFEGTLLTADGEELKLKSFPGIAKKYNIRI from the coding sequence ATGGCTAATGATAACTTGTACACACGCAAGATAGAACCTGCACCCGATAAGCCTGTACAAAACGGAAAATCGAATTTTGGCACTTTTTCAGGCTGCTTTAAAAAATTCGATATAAGAGGGCTTTATCGGGTATTCGGTAATATTCCGCTTCCTAGAATAATTACCAACGGGCGGATTTCGGGGACGATGAGGTTTTTGTTTTGCGATGATGAGATAATAGGCGAGATGGCATTTTTTTCATGCTACATTTTTTCCTTTATGGAAACAACCTTTTGGGTTCGTAAGACTCAGCAAAAATATGCCTATCGGCAATACCTGCCGGGCGGCTTTATTCATATTCCTAAACACATAAAATACAGCGTTACTGCCTGCCGCAAGTCATATAGATATGCCCGTATTTTCTCCCGTCTGTCGCATGGAAAACTTCATGCCGACTTTGACTTTTCGGCCCGTGACTCCCGTCCCTCATGCGAAGGCCGTTTGGATCTGGATATTCGGGATAAAGAAGCCTTGGATTTTTCGTGCGTAATTCCCAACTATGTGAGCCGGCGATGTATGGCCATGTACATGCAGACAGGGACGGTAAAGGGCTGGGTAAGTTTGGGGTACAATGAAGATATTCAGCTAAAAAAAGAAACGGCCGTAGGCGTTTTTGATGTGAGAAAAGCCTACACCGGTTTTAGGTCAAAGCGTACCCTTGTAAACGGACTCGGCAAACTGGGAGATAAGTCTTTGGTTTTTTATCTTGCAAATTCGATAGCAGCCGACAGCAATAGGTATAATGATAATATGATACTCTATGACGGGAAGCGCACCCCCCTTCCTCCGGTAAGAATAACCCGTCCCTTTGGAATCATGGGAAAATGGATAATACAGGACACCGAGAGCATGGTAGACCTTGTGTTTCTTCCTGTTTCAAAAAATTACAAAAGAGTAAATGCTGCCGTTTTTAGGACGGAGTACAGTACCGTTTACGGTCATTTTGAAGGTACCCTGCTGACAGCCGACGGAGAAGAATTAAAGCTAAAATCTTTTCCCGGCATAGCTAAAAAATATAATATCAGAATATGA
- a CDS encoding ABC transporter ATP-binding protein — translation MFKFLKTWYMVLYLVLQALSTALEVGVSYVMMLAIDYATNGTIEKLHLYLIGTIAYLVISFLVNIVTTRVREKAGAQAVFSLREALMKKILTMSTSEYASRNSGSYVAFLTKNVEKLEESYFWTIFRIYPSFLQLIVSVIWLSIMDWRLSLFVLFTGLIQLIVPKFTVKPVAEAERDYIEKSENYTISLKEIFSAFDLIKSYNLQEKIEILHRNANTGYKKASFKDMCMNGFMGSLGDLLSNITYIGVFFLGAVLVLLGFFKISVIIAASQLVVFIVYPLSNLTHYITSLLASKAVIKELDEILNMEEKDSYFKDMEAKISFEDSISFENMSFCYPQDGGDEDDEENRGSFPALKNINLSVKKGEKVLIVGESGSGKSTLLSLLYKKFTGYEGLIKIDGTDIRLIPDASYFKLVSVVHQSPFIFDDTIKNNIALYNEDISDERIKEACKKAGLQRFIESLPLGLETRIGEGASKISGGEKQRIAIARALVKDSPILLMDEATSALDKETSAEIENTVLSQRELTCIIISHHVSESLRARADKIVTVKDGSADI, via the coding sequence ATGTTCAAATTTTTAAAGACATGGTATATGGTTTTATACCTTGTCTTGCAGGCCCTTTCCACTGCGTTGGAAGTAGGAGTTTCGTATGTGATGATGCTGGCAATAGACTATGCAACAAACGGAACTATCGAAAAGCTGCACTTGTACCTCATTGGTACCATAGCCTATCTTGTTATCTCCTTTTTGGTCAATATTGTGACTACAAGGGTGCGTGAAAAAGCAGGTGCACAAGCGGTTTTTTCATTGAGGGAAGCCTTGATGAAAAAAATATTAACTATGAGCACTAGCGAGTACGCCTCGCGCAATTCGGGAAGCTATGTTGCCTTTCTTACAAAGAATGTTGAAAAACTGGAAGAGTCTTACTTTTGGACAATCTTCCGAATTTATCCTTCATTTTTACAGTTGATAGTTTCGGTTATTTGGCTTTCAATTATGGATTGGAGGCTTTCCCTCTTTGTGCTTTTTACCGGTCTTATCCAGCTCATTGTGCCTAAATTTACGGTGAAGCCTGTAGCTGAAGCCGAAAGAGACTATATTGAAAAGAGCGAAAACTACACTATCAGCCTAAAAGAAATATTTTCCGCCTTTGATTTGATTAAGTCCTATAACCTTCAGGAAAAAATCGAGATTCTTCACCGCAATGCGAACACCGGTTATAAAAAAGCTTCTTTTAAAGACATGTGCATGAACGGCTTTATGGGAAGCCTCGGAGATTTGCTTTCCAACATAACCTACATAGGAGTTTTCTTTTTAGGTGCCGTTTTGGTTCTTCTGGGCTTTTTTAAAATCTCGGTAATCATAGCTGCAAGCCAGCTTGTTGTTTTTATTGTTTACCCTTTGAGTAACCTGACACACTACATAACTTCGCTTTTAGCTTCAAAAGCGGTGATAAAAGAGCTTGATGAGATTTTAAATATGGAAGAAAAGGACAGCTACTTCAAAGATATGGAAGCAAAAATTTCTTTTGAAGACTCGATAAGTTTTGAAAACATGAGTTTTTGCTATCCTCAAGATGGTGGAGATGAAGATGATGAAGAAAATCGGGGCTCTTTTCCTGCCTTAAAAAATATAAATCTTAGCGTAAAAAAAGGCGAAAAGGTTTTAATTGTCGGGGAAAGCGGTTCGGGAAAATCCACCCTTTTAAGCCTTTTATACAAAAAATTTACCGGCTATGAGGGGCTTATAAAGATAGACGGAACGGATATCCGGTTAATACCCGATGCCTCTTATTTTAAGCTTGTGTCGGTAGTGCATCAGTCTCCATTTATCTTTGACGACACAATCAAAAATAATATTGCCCTTTATAATGAAGATATAAGCGATGAAAGGATTAAAGAAGCCTGTAAAAAGGCCGGCTTACAAAGGTTTATCGAAAGTCTTCCTCTTGGACTTGAAACAAGGATAGGGGAAGGAGCCTCTAAAATTTCAGGCGGAGAAAAACAGCGCATAGCCATTGCGAGGGCCTTGGTAAAGGATTCCCCCATTCTGTTGATGGATGAAGCAACCTCTGCCTTAGATAAGGAAACGAGTGCCGAAATAGAAAATACCGTGTTATCCCAAAGGGAACTAACCTGCATAATAATTTCGCACCATGTAAGCGAAAGCTTGCGGGCTAGGGCAGATAAAATTGTTACCGTAAAAGACGGATCAGCCGATATTTAG